The proteins below come from a single Alkalinema sp. FACHB-956 genomic window:
- a CDS encoding IS630 transposase-related protein, translated as MARPYSEDFRRRVIEAIELDGLKKQEASELFHISRNTINLWLHRKAETGDIKPKQRQS; from the coding sequence ATGGCCCGCCCCTACAGTGAAGATTTTCGACGCAGAGTCATCGAAGCGATCGAATTGGACGGACTGAAAAAACAAGAAGCCAGTGAACTGTTTCACATCAGTCGCAATACGATTAACCTGTGGCTCCACCGCAAAGCCGAAACCGGAGATATTAAACCCAAGCAACGCCAGTCTC
- the urtA gene encoding urea ABC transporter substrate-binding protein, which produces MEQRFRRRRFLQLAGWTIAGAGLTAFGLPPRPASPPRSVKPNPLPSPQPARSAPKSSKHLAIGLLHSLSGTMAISEMGCLDAEMLAIEEINKTGGILGREIEPVIEDGASDWVQFAEKAKKLIRQDRVLTIFGCWTSASRRSVLPVFEAEASMLWYPVSYEGQECSKNIFYTGAVPNQQVEPSLDWVFKNFPGKAKFLLGSDYVYPRVVNTVLKTLILAKKGSYLGEDYLPLGVTDVDRIIQKIRQAMPKGGVILNSLNGDSNVAFFKALHQQGMTPQHYPVLSFTITEDETLAIGAEYLRGHYAVWNYFQTLKHGANQTFIQAFRAKYGVQRRLNDPMASAYTAVYLWKQAVEKAGTVQDLEAVRRAAIGQTFVSPMGRVTLNRNHHLSKPCYIGQARSDGLFNIVYGSSGPIAPEPWSQAIAETKGYACDWTNPKRGGKFKSRQV; this is translated from the coding sequence ATGGAACAACGATTTCGGCGACGGCGATTTCTGCAACTGGCAGGCTGGACGATCGCGGGGGCGGGGTTAACGGCCTTTGGCTTGCCACCCCGGCCCGCTTCCCCACCGCGATCGGTGAAACCCAATCCATTACCGAGTCCCCAACCCGCGCGATCGGCCCCAAAATCGAGCAAGCACCTGGCGATCGGCCTGCTCCATTCTCTGAGTGGCACGATGGCGATCAGTGAAATGGGTTGCTTAGATGCAGAAATGTTAGCCATTGAAGAAATTAATAAAACAGGCGGCATTTTAGGCCGAGAAATTGAACCAGTGATTGAAGATGGGGCTTCAGATTGGGTTCAGTTTGCAGAAAAAGCCAAAAAACTCATTCGCCAAGACCGCGTGCTGACTATTTTCGGTTGTTGGACTTCCGCTAGTCGTAGATCAGTATTGCCAGTATTTGAAGCGGAAGCTTCTATGCTCTGGTATCCCGTCTCTTACGAAGGACAAGAATGTTCTAAGAATATCTTCTACACGGGAGCCGTTCCTAACCAGCAGGTGGAACCCAGCTTGGATTGGGTATTCAAAAATTTTCCCGGAAAAGCCAAGTTTCTCTTGGGGTCGGACTATGTCTATCCTCGGGTGGTCAATACGGTGCTCAAGACTCTGATTTTGGCAAAAAAAGGCAGCTATCTCGGAGAAGACTATTTACCGCTCGGTGTCACCGATGTAGATCGGATCATCCAGAAAATTCGTCAGGCGATGCCCAAGGGGGGCGTCATTTTGAATTCCCTCAATGGCGATTCTAATGTTGCATTTTTTAAAGCCCTCCACCAGCAAGGCATGACGCCACAACACTATCCAGTCCTGTCGTTCACCATTACCGAGGATGAAACGTTAGCGATCGGTGCAGAATATCTGCGTGGACACTATGCTGTTTGGAACTATTTCCAAACCTTGAAGCATGGGGCGAACCAAACATTTATCCAAGCCTTTCGGGCCAAATACGGAGTCCAGCGCCGTCTGAATGATCCCATGGCATCGGCCTACACTGCCGTTTATCTCTGGAAGCAGGCGGTCGAAAAAGCGGGTACAGTCCAGGATCTAGAGGCAGTGCGACGGGCAGCCATTGGCCAAACCTTTGTGTCTCCCATGGGGCGCGTCACGCTCAATCGCAATCACCACCTTTCTAAACCTTGCTACATTGGCCAAGCCCGATCGGATGGATTGTTTAACATCGTCTACGGATCTTCAGGGCCGATCGCGCCGGAGCCTTGGAGTCAAGCCATTGCAGAAACTAAAGGCTATGCCTGCGATTGGACGAATCCCAAAAGAGGAGGGAAGTTCAAGAGTAGACAGGTTTGA
- a CDS encoding TIGR03279 family radical SAM protein: MSESTIRPAVISQVLPASIAEEIGFEAGDAIVAINGQKPRDLIDYQFFCADESLELEVLDRKGRSHTIEIEKDYDEDLGLEFETALFDALIQCTNRCPFCFIDQQPPGKRETLYHKDDDYRLSFLYGSYLTLTNLPQREWDRIAAMRLSPLYVSVHATEPDVRSRLLKNPRAGLLLEQLAWFEQNELQIHAQVVLCPGINDGEHLTRTLTDLANFHRGDFPAVLSAAVVPVGLTRFRPDQDELIPVSPAKAQEVIHQVQALQQQFQQELGSTFAWLADEWFLIAGMEIPSEQHYEDYPQIGNGVGSIRLFLKEFDKQARKLPAQIDRLQRLTWIVGNAVELAFQPILQRLNQVENLEVTMAALNSTYWGQSITVTGLLTGLDIVERLRGQDLGDGILLPSLMLKLHSTLFLDDMTVEQVAEQLQTRVWIVDGADGLVQTCIHLDREQAIGGGGSTVLAAAGVV, translated from the coding sequence ATGAGTGAGTCTACGATCCGTCCGGCAGTGATTAGTCAGGTCTTGCCCGCTTCGATCGCGGAGGAAATTGGCTTTGAGGCGGGAGACGCGATCGTGGCGATTAACGGCCAGAAGCCCCGGGATTTAATTGACTATCAATTTTTCTGTGCTGATGAGTCTCTCGAATTGGAAGTGCTCGATCGCAAGGGTCGCTCCCACACGATCGAAATTGAGAAGGATTACGACGAAGACCTAGGGTTGGAATTTGAAACAGCCTTATTTGATGCACTGATCCAATGCACCAATCGCTGTCCCTTTTGCTTTATCGATCAGCAGCCTCCAGGGAAACGGGAAACGCTGTATCACAAGGATGACGACTACCGTTTAAGTTTTCTCTATGGCAGTTACCTGACGCTGACGAATTTGCCTCAGCGGGAGTGGGATCGTATTGCAGCGATGCGGTTGTCGCCCCTGTACGTCTCCGTGCATGCGACCGAACCTGATGTGCGATCGCGGCTGCTGAAAAATCCACGGGCGGGGCTGCTGTTGGAGCAGTTAGCTTGGTTTGAGCAGAACGAGTTACAAATCCATGCGCAGGTGGTACTGTGCCCCGGCATTAATGACGGCGAACATTTAACGCGCACCCTCACGGATTTAGCCAACTTCCACCGGGGCGACTTTCCCGCAGTGCTCTCAGCTGCCGTTGTGCCCGTCGGTTTGACGCGCTTTCGGCCCGATCAGGATGAGCTGATTCCCGTTTCGCCCGCCAAGGCGCAAGAAGTGATCCACCAGGTGCAAGCCTTACAGCAACAGTTCCAGCAGGAACTCGGCTCAACTTTTGCGTGGTTGGCTGACGAGTGGTTTCTAATTGCAGGTATGGAGATTCCCTCGGAGCAGCATTATGAAGACTATCCCCAGATTGGCAATGGGGTTGGATCAATTCGGCTGTTTCTCAAGGAATTTGACAAGCAGGCTCGCAAACTGCCAGCCCAGATCGATCGACTTCAGCGCTTAACCTGGATTGTGGGCAATGCCGTGGAACTTGCATTTCAGCCGATTTTGCAACGGTTGAATCAAGTGGAGAATCTAGAAGTGACCATGGCCGCACTCAATAGCACTTACTGGGGCCAGAGTATTACGGTCACGGGTTTGTTGACGGGGCTGGATATTGTGGAACGGTTACGGGGACAGGACTTGGGAGATGGCATTCTTTTACCCTCTCTAATGCTGAAGTTGCATTCCACTCTTTTCCTCGATGATATGACGGTGGAGCAGGTGGCTGAGCAATTACAAACTCGGGTTTGGATTGTTGATGGAGCCGATGGTTTGGTGCAAACCTGTATCCATTTGGATCGGGAACAGGCGATCGGGGGAGGGGGTTCGACCGTGCTTGCCGCCGCCGGAGTGGTGTAA
- a CDS encoding undecaprenyl-diphosphate phosphatase, with the protein MLLAETGVTPLFQAFQGIVLGIVQGITEFLPISSTAHLIIFRDLLGWEAVSCADALASVPPDCVPRSGWSKEAIDAIQFGSVVAVLMYFWKDFDFLLRGAWQAFQQKDWRREEWRILIGIVIGTFPALLGGLVFKMLKVELESPVMIAVMSIVMSLLLGLAEKIGSRKRRFSQLKTQDGILVGLGQMIALLPGASRSGSTLTTALFLGLERQTAARFSFLLGFPTLAIATLVQAKEVVNEAAMAVPLLVGIVSTFIFSYLSIAWLLKFLQKQSTWVFVWYRLVFAAFLFTALGLGLLKG; encoded by the coding sequence ATGCTGCTGGCAGAGACGGGAGTCACGCCATTATTTCAAGCCTTTCAGGGCATTGTCTTGGGAATTGTGCAAGGGATTACAGAATTTTTGCCAATTAGCAGCACTGCCCATCTGATTATTTTTCGGGATCTATTGGGGTGGGAAGCCGTGAGTTGCGCAGATGCCTTGGCCAGCGTTCCGCCGGACTGTGTGCCGCGATCGGGCTGGAGTAAGGAAGCGATCGATGCCATCCAGTTCGGCAGTGTGGTTGCGGTTTTAATGTATTTCTGGAAGGACTTTGACTTCCTCCTGCGAGGCGCTTGGCAAGCCTTTCAGCAAAAGGATTGGCGACGGGAAGAGTGGCGGATCCTAATTGGCATTGTGATTGGCACCTTTCCTGCATTACTGGGAGGACTGGTCTTCAAAATGCTGAAGGTGGAACTGGAAAGTCCGGTCATGATTGCCGTTATGTCGATCGTCATGTCGTTATTGCTGGGACTGGCGGAAAAAATTGGCAGTCGTAAACGGCGCTTTAGCCAGTTGAAAACCCAGGATGGGATTCTTGTGGGGCTGGGGCAGATGATTGCACTCTTGCCGGGGGCCTCCCGATCGGGGTCTACACTAACCACTGCGCTGTTTCTGGGGTTGGAACGACAAACAGCAGCTCGCTTTTCCTTTCTGTTGGGCTTTCCAACCCTCGCGATCGCTACCTTAGTGCAAGCAAAAGAAGTGGTGAACGAAGCGGCAATGGCAGTCCCCTTATTGGTGGGCATTGTTTCAACCTTTATCTTTTCCTATCTGTCGATCGCGTGGTTGCTGAAATTTTTGCAAAAACAAAGTACTTGGGTCTTTGTCTGGTATCGTCTGGTTTTTGCAGCTTTTCTATTTACAGCCCTGGGCTTGGGCTTATTGAAGGGCTAG
- a CDS encoding DUF3120 domain-containing protein, which translates to MIAGSVFLISVPVFFQAPLVRSLPAVSLTSTIVWAWLSIYLSQQSKTRIWGELLTGFTWTWLAGSLYWGWLRWEPTLHLPIEAMALPIALWGLARGWCKIGNFFYLGSLLGTAITDLYFYAVDLIPAWRQLMQEPSEVEAIFHGALARMSTPWGQLWVILLGALLLAIGLRTIRSSSLHWLAFSGAVLSTILVDGLFWIAALLA; encoded by the coding sequence GTGATTGCAGGTTCTGTTTTTTTAATTTCAGTCCCCGTTTTTTTTCAAGCCCCTTTAGTGCGATCGTTGCCTGCGGTTAGCCTCACTAGCACGATCGTCTGGGCTTGGCTCAGTATTTACCTATCGCAACAATCCAAAACGCGAATTTGGGGCGAACTCCTAACCGGATTTACCTGGACTTGGTTAGCGGGTTCTCTGTATTGGGGCTGGTTACGCTGGGAACCGACATTGCACCTCCCCATTGAGGCGATGGCGCTTCCGATCGCCCTGTGGGGGTTAGCCCGAGGCTGGTGTAAAATCGGTAACTTTTTCTATCTCGGGTCACTTTTGGGAACCGCGATTACTGATTTATACTTCTACGCAGTTGACCTGATTCCTGCTTGGCGACAGCTGATGCAAGAGCCCAGTGAGGTTGAAGCAATTTTTCATGGTGCGCTGGCTCGAATGAGTACTCCCTGGGGGCAACTTTGGGTCATTTTATTAGGGGCACTACTGTTGGCCATTGGCCTACGAACCATTCGCAGTTCCTCACTCCATTGGTTAGCTTTCAGTGGAGCCGTTCTCAGTACAATTCTGGTGGATGGTTTATTTTGGATAGCGGCTTTACTTGCGTAA
- a CDS encoding FHA domain-containing protein, with translation MVTVQPTPHLLLRSESGSQRLPLAEGTCWTIGRGDENDFVLGDRWISRNHAMLQSMENGEIYLIDLGSRNGSFVNGRRVSVPVTLRNGDHLTFGQTELEFYCPASQFEQDEESREFTATATLHVRRLISVLVIDIRDYTVLTRQLDEGILSEMIGQWFRRAGDIIRKHGSWVDKYIGDAVMAVWIHGAQEVSPQEMLSVVQSVDELHQMTNELSQIYPVPFPLRIGAGVNTGFAMVGNTGTGDRPDYTALGDTVNAAFRLETITKQIGRDVAIGETTYQYMVPLLIACDPFKQHTVNLKGYDEPTNAYAASFQQVNEFLLRQAATPRS, from the coding sequence GTGGTTACTGTTCAACCCACTCCCCACCTACTTTTGAGAAGTGAATCGGGCAGTCAGCGGCTACCGTTGGCCGAGGGCACTTGCTGGACGATCGGCCGAGGGGATGAAAATGACTTCGTTTTAGGCGATCGTTGGATTTCTCGGAACCATGCCATGCTGCAAAGTATGGAAAATGGCGAAATATATTTGATTGATTTAGGCAGCCGTAACGGATCCTTCGTAAATGGTCGTCGGGTCAGTGTTCCAGTCACCCTCCGCAATGGGGATCATTTAACCTTTGGACAAACGGAGCTGGAGTTTTACTGTCCTGCTTCCCAGTTTGAACAGGATGAAGAGTCCCGAGAATTTACGGCCACAGCCACGTTACATGTACGTCGCCTGATTTCTGTGCTGGTGATTGATATTCGGGATTACACGGTTTTGACCCGGCAACTGGATGAAGGCATCCTGTCGGAAATGATTGGCCAATGGTTCCGGCGAGCGGGGGATATTATCCGCAAGCATGGTAGTTGGGTGGATAAATATATTGGGGATGCCGTGATGGCCGTCTGGATTCATGGTGCCCAGGAGGTGAGCCCCCAGGAAATGCTCTCGGTGGTGCAATCTGTGGATGAACTGCACCAAATGACCAACGAACTCTCCCAAATTTATCCTGTGCCCTTTCCCTTACGCATTGGAGCCGGTGTTAACACAGGGTTTGCCATGGTTGGGAATACGGGAACTGGCGATCGACCCGACTATACCGCCCTCGGCGATACTGTCAATGCGGCCTTTCGGCTAGAAACCATTACCAAGCAAATTGGCCGGGATGTGGCGATCGGCGAAACCACCTACCAATACATGGTGCCGTTGCTGATTGCCTGTGACCCCTTTAAACAACATACGGTCAACCTGAAGGGGTACGACGAGCCCACCAACGCCTACGCCGCCTCCTTCCAGCAAGTCAATGAATTTTTGCTCCGACAGGCCGCTACTCCCCGTTCTTAA
- the psbU gene encoding photosystem II complex extrinsic protein PsbU, translated as MKRIVRWLSVLSIIVGCLGWLGNVQSAMAANFGAMGAWMQPTTVLAAEAGELRNTVSDKLATEFGKKLDLNNTNVRYFRDLPGMYPKLAGIIVKNAPYAQVNDVLNIPGLTNEQKSVIEGYLDKFTVTDPDSALVEGNDRINNGIYR; from the coding sequence ATGAAGCGTATTGTTCGGTGGTTATCCGTTCTTAGCATCATCGTCGGCTGCCTCGGTTGGTTAGGCAATGTTCAGAGTGCTATGGCCGCTAATTTCGGTGCCATGGGTGCTTGGATGCAGCCTACAACGGTTCTCGCTGCGGAAGCTGGGGAACTCCGGAATACGGTGTCTGACAAGTTAGCCACGGAGTTTGGCAAGAAGTTGGATTTGAATAATACCAACGTGCGTTACTTCCGTGATTTACCGGGGATGTACCCCAAACTGGCAGGCATCATCGTCAAAAATGCACCCTATGCTCAGGTGAATGACGTGTTGAATATTCCTGGCCTGACCAATGAACAAAAGTCCGTGATAGAAGGCTATCTGGACAAGTTCACCGTGACTGATCCGGATTCCGCTCTGGTTGAAGGCAACGATCGCATCAATAATGGGATTTATCGTTAA
- the nadB gene encoding L-aspartate oxidase, with protein sequence MDGYKVDGQLDGQLDGHTFDVLVVGAGAAGLYSALCLPQHLQVGLISKDKLSRSASDWAQGGIAAVVSPEDSTELHIVDTLKAGAGLCDYDAVKFLVEQASDCIHNLVDLGVAFDRQGDTLALTLEAAHSRRRVLHAADTTGRAVVSTLANHVLARENIQVLSPALVLDLWMDAGQCRGVCLVYQGQIHWLAAKAVVLATGGGGQVFAQTTNPKVSTGDGVAIAHRAGAILRDLEFFQFHPTALTQPGAPRFLISEAVRGEGAHLIDKTGRRFAFDYHPAGELAPRDVVSRAIFSHLQKTEADPASAHVWLDLRPIPPDRIHHRFPNIIQVCQQWGIDILKEPIPVAPAAHYWMGGILADTMNRTSIPGLYAVGETASTGVHGANRLASNSLLECIVFGAQLAHIAIEPTIEPSLNARDVPPSDSLPEAARAPIVLPSIDPAELAWIQNIRVELPRLVWQSAGICREHSHLQAALTQIQQWQREFAALAVSRSLQALLPTQSVSLAAQADGEGVLRQWGELQNLLTIAALILHSAHLRTESRGGHYCSDFPDTSEDWTVHTLVRCDRWWQGSVHSAPS encoded by the coding sequence GTGGATGGGTACAAAGTGGATGGGCAACTGGATGGGCAACTGGATGGGCACACATTTGATGTCTTGGTGGTGGGGGCCGGAGCCGCAGGACTCTATAGCGCGCTGTGCCTGCCACAACATTTGCAAGTGGGCCTGATTAGCAAAGATAAGCTTTCCCGATCGGCCAGTGACTGGGCCCAGGGCGGCATTGCTGCCGTTGTCTCTCCAGAAGATTCCACCGAGTTGCACATTGTGGATACCCTCAAAGCAGGAGCAGGGTTGTGCGACTACGATGCGGTCAAGTTTTTGGTAGAACAGGCCTCAGACTGTATTCACAATTTGGTCGATCTCGGGGTGGCCTTCGATCGCCAAGGCGATACCCTGGCGCTCACGTTAGAAGCGGCCCATTCCCGCCGCCGGGTGCTCCATGCCGCTGATACGACCGGTCGTGCCGTGGTGAGTACCTTAGCGAACCATGTTCTCGCCCGGGAAAATATTCAAGTGCTTTCCCCTGCCCTAGTGCTCGATCTTTGGATGGACGCGGGCCAATGTCGGGGGGTGTGTTTGGTCTATCAGGGGCAAATCCACTGGCTGGCGGCAAAAGCGGTCGTATTGGCGACGGGCGGCGGCGGCCAAGTCTTTGCCCAAACCACGAATCCCAAGGTCAGTACTGGAGATGGTGTGGCGATCGCCCACCGTGCCGGGGCCATTCTGCGGGACTTAGAATTTTTCCAATTTCACCCCACTGCGCTGACCCAACCCGGTGCTCCCCGGTTTCTCATCAGTGAAGCCGTTCGAGGGGAAGGGGCCCATTTGATTGACAAGACGGGACGCCGCTTTGCCTTTGACTATCATCCAGCCGGAGAGTTAGCCCCCCGCGATGTTGTTAGCCGCGCAATTTTCAGCCATCTGCAAAAGACGGAAGCGGATCCCGCTAGTGCCCATGTTTGGCTGGACTTACGACCCATTCCCCCCGATCGCATCCACCATCGTTTTCCCAACATCATCCAAGTCTGTCAGCAGTGGGGCATTGATATCCTCAAGGAACCGATTCCCGTAGCTCCAGCGGCCCATTATTGGATGGGTGGCATCCTGGCAGATACGATGAACCGCACCTCTATTCCAGGACTCTATGCGGTGGGCGAAACGGCCAGCACAGGCGTACATGGGGCTAATCGTTTAGCAAGTAACTCCCTATTGGAGTGCATTGTCTTTGGGGCTCAACTGGCTCACATTGCCATTGAACCGACTATCGAGCCATCTTTGAATGCCAGGGATGTGCCCCCTTCAGATTCTCTACCAGAAGCTGCTAGAGCCCCGATCGTTCTGCCGTCGATCGATCCGGCGGAATTAGCTTGGATCCAAAATATCCGCGTAGAATTACCACGTCTGGTCTGGCAAAGTGCTGGAATTTGCCGAGAGCATTCCCACTTGCAAGCAGCCCTGACTCAGATCCAGCAATGGCAAAGGGAATTTGCGGCTTTGGCAGTCAGTCGATCGCTGCAAGCACTGCTCCCGACGCAGTCTGTTTCATTGGCAGCCCAAGCGGATGGCGAAGGGGTTTTACGCCAGTGGGGCGAATTACAAAATCTACTGACGATCGCTGCGCTGATTCTGCACAGTGCTCATTTGCGTACCGAGAGTCGCGGTGGTCACTACTGCTCAGACTTTCCAGACACCTCTGAGGATTGGACGGTTCATACCCTGGTACGATGCGATCGCTGGTGGCAAGGGTCTGTGCACAGTGCGCCAAGCTGA
- a CDS encoding DUF1830 domain-containing protein, producing MAQIFDPLPSETSARLVCCYVNVTSQIQIVRITNIPKWYFERVVFPGQRLMFEALPEALLEIHTGMMASAILSDTIPCHKLCVQAVPMVQVVPDQLLEERNEGLMCSNAAIAS from the coding sequence ATGGCACAAATTTTTGATCCACTACCATCTGAAACGTCTGCGCGGTTAGTTTGCTGCTATGTCAACGTCACGAGTCAGATTCAAATTGTCCGCATTACCAACATTCCAAAATGGTACTTTGAACGGGTGGTTTTTCCAGGTCAGCGTCTGATGTTTGAAGCGCTACCGGAAGCCCTCTTGGAGATCCATACTGGGATGATGGCGAGTGCGATTTTATCGGATACGATCCCATGCCATAAGCTTTGCGTGCAGGCTGTACCGATGGTACAAGTTGTGCCCGATCAACTGCTCGAAGAACGCAACGAAGGATTGATGTGCTCCAATGCCGCGATCGCGTCCTAG
- a CDS encoding photosystem II high light acclimation radical SAM protein, with amino-acid sequence MDARILYVRLPCNPIFPIGVVYLADHVHKLFPGIEQKIFDLGTVPPLDYVSAMEAAIDEFQPNLLVFSWRDIQIYAPVGGRGGNPLQNAFEFYYSLNPLLKLRGAIGGLRMLTSYYGELWRNQTLIKRGIKRAQQYVPDVTTVVGGGAVSVFYEQLGNKLPKGTIISVGEGEALLEKLIRKESIAQERCYIAGMEQPRQRLIHEQPAAIEKTACNYDYIEKIWTEFEYYFQSDDFYVGVQTKRGCPHNCCYCVYTVIEGKQVRINPADEVVREMQQLYDRGIRNFWFTDAQFIPARRFMEDAKELLRKIIAAGMTDIHWAAYIRADNLDPELADLMVQTGMNYFEIGITSGSQELVRKMRMGYNLRTVLQNCRDLKAAGFNDLVSVNYSFNVIDETFETVRQTIAYHRALEEVFGADKVEPAIFFIGLQPHTHLEDYAFENNIVDRSYDPMNQMPWNARKLLWNPEPLGSFFGEVCLQAWKRNPNDFGREVMQVLEERVGRAPLEEALTAPIAPATKEPALAR; translated from the coding sequence ATGGATGCTCGAATTCTCTACGTCCGGCTGCCCTGTAATCCCATCTTTCCCATTGGGGTTGTCTATTTGGCCGACCACGTCCATAAGCTTTTTCCTGGGATCGAACAGAAAATCTTTGACCTGGGTACAGTGCCGCCGCTGGACTATGTCAGCGCCATGGAAGCGGCGATCGACGAATTCCAACCCAATCTCCTGGTCTTTTCCTGGCGGGATATCCAGATCTACGCGCCAGTGGGTGGGCGGGGGGGCAATCCCTTACAAAATGCCTTCGAGTTTTACTACTCCCTAAATCCGCTGCTCAAACTGCGTGGCGCGATCGGGGGCCTGCGGATGCTGACCTCCTACTATGGGGAGCTGTGGCGGAACCAGACCCTGATTAAGCGCGGGATCAAGCGGGCACAGCAGTATGTACCCGATGTCACGACGGTAGTTGGGGGGGGCGCGGTCAGTGTGTTCTATGAACAACTGGGGAATAAGCTTCCCAAGGGCACCATTATTTCCGTCGGTGAGGGAGAAGCGCTGCTGGAAAAGCTGATTCGCAAGGAAAGCATTGCCCAGGAACGGTGCTACATCGCAGGCATGGAACAGCCCCGCCAGCGACTGATCCACGAGCAACCCGCTGCGATCGAAAAAACAGCCTGCAACTACGACTACATTGAAAAAATCTGGACGGAGTTTGAATATTACTTCCAGTCCGATGATTTCTATGTGGGTGTGCAGACTAAACGGGGCTGTCCCCATAACTGCTGCTACTGCGTTTACACCGTGATTGAAGGTAAGCAGGTGCGCATCAATCCCGCCGATGAAGTGGTGCGGGAAATGCAGCAACTCTACGATCGGGGCATTCGCAACTTCTGGTTCACCGATGCCCAGTTCATTCCGGCACGGCGCTTTATGGAAGATGCCAAGGAATTGCTGCGGAAAATCATCGCTGCGGGCATGACCGATATCCATTGGGCCGCTTACATTCGAGCGGACAATCTGGATCCAGAACTCGCAGACTTGATGGTTCAGACAGGCATGAACTATTTTGAGATCGGCATTACCAGCGGATCCCAAGAGTTGGTGCGCAAGATGCGGATGGGTTACAACCTACGCACGGTCTTGCAGAATTGTCGTGATCTCAAAGCGGCAGGGTTCAACGATCTGGTTTCGGTGAACTACTCCTTTAATGTGATCGATGAAACCTTTGAGACGGTACGGCAGACGATCGCCTACCACCGGGCCTTAGAGGAAGTCTTCGGGGCGGACAAAGTGGAACCCGCGATTTTCTTTATTGGGCTGCAACCCCACACACACCTAGAAGACTATGCCTTTGAAAACAACATCGTCGATCGTAGCTACGATCCCATGAACCAGATGCCCTGGAATGCCCGCAAGCTACTGTGGAATCCGGAGCCCCTAGGATCCTTCTTTGGGGAAGTGTGTCTACAGGCATGGAAACGCAATCCCAATGATTTTGGGCGAGAAGTCATGCAGGTTCTGGAGGAACGGGTGGGGCGTGCACCGTTGGAAGAGGCCCTAACCGCACCGATCGCTCCAGCGACTAAGGAACCGGCCCTGGCTCGTTAA
- a CDS encoding type II CAAX endopeptidase family protein produces MAQPAILQHIKGLAKLKSLARLKSLAKLPAPLRIVCFLLILLLCWIPIAGPIALVVADQNLESLLTMPILYLEFLVLIQVWNRLLYNESQPLHRYGLRPFSCNGRNLLAGLCLGWGTVFGLFFLEGELGWVQWLPVSATLPRIVGEALLISVLLAFAEELLFRGWLFNELERDYSSSVATATSSLIFAIAHFIRPLSELIAAWLTFPALLILGLSLAWAKRATGGQIGLSIGIHGGLVGGYYILNVGNLIHPVATVPTWLTGMNGNPLASFPGVITLGVMAIGLRQLMQVRDRGKPRSKQQKF; encoded by the coding sequence ATGGCGCAGCCAGCAATTCTGCAACACATTAAAGGTTTGGCCAAGTTGAAAAGTTTAGCTAGGTTAAAAAGTTTAGCTAAGTTGCCTGCACCCCTACGGATCGTCTGCTTTCTTCTAATTTTGCTGCTGTGCTGGATCCCGATCGCTGGGCCGATCGCGCTGGTAGTTGCTGACCAAAACCTGGAATCCCTCCTGACGATGCCGATTTTGTACCTGGAATTTCTAGTCCTGATCCAGGTCTGGAATCGCTTACTGTACAACGAATCCCAACCATTACACCGCTATGGACTGCGACCTTTCAGTTGCAACGGGCGCAATCTATTGGCAGGATTATGCCTGGGGTGGGGGACTGTGTTCGGCTTATTTTTTCTCGAAGGAGAACTCGGGTGGGTACAGTGGCTGCCAGTCTCTGCAACGTTGCCTCGGATTGTGGGAGAAGCCCTGCTGATCTCAGTCCTGCTGGCTTTTGCAGAAGAACTGCTCTTCCGAGGTTGGCTGTTTAATGAGCTAGAGCGGGATTATTCCTCCAGCGTGGCCACGGCGACCAGTAGTTTGATTTTTGCGATCGCCCATTTTATTCGCCCCTTGTCAGAACTGATTGCCGCTTGGCTGACCTTTCCAGCCTTACTAATTTTGGGACTATCGTTGGCTTGGGCCAAACGGGCCACTGGGGGACAAATTGGCCTCTCGATCGGGATCCATGGTGGATTAGTTGGCGGTTACTATATTTTGAATGTGGGCAATCTGATCCATCCGGTGGCAACGGTACCGACTTGGCTGACGGGAATGAATGGCAATCCGTTAGCGAGTTTTCCAGGTGTGATCACCTTGGGGGTAATGGCGATCGGTCTACGGCAGTTGATGCAAGTTCGCGATCGCGGGAAACCCCGATCAAAACAGCAAAAATTCTAG